AACTCAGGATTGGAGTTTGTTGGAAGTAAATTTTCGGATTATAGGCATGATTTATGATTTGTCCATCACTGTAGATATGATTCCAGTTTGAACCAGCGATATGACCATAACCGTAGTCCCAATTATAGAACCGGATGTTAAACCGGCAGCTCCTTTAGCTAAAGTGATGACTGAAAGACTGAGCCGCCTGGCCAGGGAACTTCAGGATGAGCATTTAAAAGATTTAGATCATATGGAACCGCTTTTTGAGGATGTGGTAATTTATATCAGTTACAATAGTAAATATACCATTCGCTGGAAGATCGTTAATGACGTGCCTGAGCACGCCATTACTGAGGTTGGTGCCAAATGTGATAAACTCGGTTATATCCGTTGGAAAACAGCAAGCCTGAATTCTTTCAATAGAAAGTAATATCGGGAAAACCCGGCTATTTAAATTGATTCAATAAGGCTATGACCTGTAAAATCTGATTTTCATCATTTGCATACGAACAGGGAAGACTTAAAGTAGTGCTGTGTATCTCTTCTGAAATCGGATAGGAGTGACCATTCATCTCTTTCAGTGCTTTTTGATGATGAGGGGCAACGGGATAATGAATTTCTGTGAGAACCTGATTTTCCAGGAGATATGCCTTCAGTCTGTCTCGTTCCGGATGCCTGATATTGAAGATATGATATACGTTGTCGAAGCTTTCGGCTACCACAGGCTTAATAAAATTATTTGACAAATGCTCCAGGTACAAGGAAGCTAGCTTTTTCTTATGCGAATTGATCTGATCAAGAAAAGGGAGTTTTACCCGCAGAAAACCTGCCTGTAGTTCATCCAGTCTGGAATTATAGCCTACAATGCCGTTATGGTACTTCTTTTCAGAACCGTAATTTCTGAGTTGCTTTAGCTGGATATAATCCGCTTCAGATTTGCAGATCACTGCTCCTGCGTCTCCAAGTGCACCAAGGTTTTTGGTCGGATAAAAACTAAAGGCACCAAAATCTCCAAATGTGCCTGCAAGTTTTCCTTTATAGGTAGCACCATG
This region of Pedobacter steynii genomic DNA includes:
- a CDS encoding DegT/DnrJ/EryC1/StrS family aminotransferase, with the translated sequence MSPTPIPYENLKKLNEPFETLFTQKFASFLSRGWYILGEEVALFEREFGDYHQQEYVAGVANGLDALILSLKCCAFKKGDEVIVPSNTYIATILSILHCDLVPVFVEPDLNTYNIDPKQINAAITDRTVAIMVVHLYGQCCDMDPILSIVEERQLKLIEDCAQAHGATYKGKLAGTFGDFGAFSFYPTKNLGALGDAGAVICKSEADYIQLKQLRNYGSEKKYHNGIVGYNSRLDELQAGFLRVKLPFLDQINSHKKKLASLYLEHLSNNFIKPVVAESFDNVYHIFNIRHPERDRLKAYLLENQVLTEIHYPVAPHHQKALKEMNGHSYPISEEIHSTTLSLPCSYANDENQILQVIALLNQFK